The Pedococcus dokdonensis region CGAGGTGCCGTCGAGGACGAGACGCCCCGCAGTCCGCCACGACCAGCGCCGGTCCTCACGCCGCAGCAGGACCAGGGTCAGCGTCGGTGGTTGCATCACGAGGGTGGGGTGCGGCACGGTGGCCAGCCGGGCGACCACCTCGTAGGCCGGCACGTCGCCGTTGGCGTACGCGATGCTGATGTGCGGGTCGAAGCCGTTGGACGGCTCGGGCAGCTTGTGCAGCGGACGGTCGCCGAGGACGGTCGTGGCCGCCTCGAGGATGAGCCGCCGCACGTCCACCAACGGCTGGGCAGGACGCAGGGGCAGGTAGATCGCGTCGGTGTCGAGCTCGGGTGCCTCGAGGGTCATCGGCGGGAAGGCGACGCCCTCGAGGGCGCCGGCCACGTGGTCGAAGATCCGGTGCGCCGTCTCGGAGTCCATCTGCGCGGCGAAGTCGAGGCCGTGGATGGTGGCGTGTAGCCACTCCTGGAGGATCAGGTCGAGGTGCTCGAAGCCGACCATCGAGTCCTGGTAGGAGCGGATCAGCGCGTGCGCCGACGGGTCGTCGGGGATGGTGAGGTAGAAGGTCCAGAGCTCACGGCCCGGGCCCCAGTGGGGCGAGTCGGTCCAGTGGTTGACCAGGTGGGTGAGCGTCAACGCTGGGCTCCCGCAGAGGGGCCTCGATGTCCCGGTGTCACACCGAAAATGGTGGCACCCGGAGGGGCAAAGA contains the following coding sequences:
- a CDS encoding 2'-5' RNA ligase family protein, whose translation is MTLTHLVNHWTDSPHWGPGRELWTFYLTIPDDPSAHALIRSYQDSMVGFEHLDLILQEWLHATIHGLDFAAQMDSETAHRIFDHVAGALEGVAFPPMTLEAPELDTDAIYLPLRPAQPLVDVRRLILEAATTVLGDRPLHKLPEPSNGFDPHISIAYANGDVPAYEVVARLATVPHPTLVMQPPTLTLVLLRREDRRWSWRTAGRLVLDGTSAVERLDETVAG